A genomic segment from Pseudoalteromonas aliena SW19 encodes:
- a CDS encoding TIGR03643 family protein: MFNAEQQSRIIEMAWEDRTPFEAIEQLYGLKYSQLVVFMREHISKGSFKVWRKRHAGRKTKHLKLRDPAIMRSHCKTQYKQR, from the coding sequence ATGTTTAACGCAGAGCAACAATCACGCATTATAGAAATGGCGTGGGAAGACAGAACTCCTTTTGAAGCAATAGAGCAATTGTATGGATTAAAATACTCACAATTAGTTGTTTTTATGCGAGAACATATATCAAAAGGCAGCTTTAAGGTTTGGCGAAAGCGTCATGCTGGTCGTAAAACAAAACATTTAAAACTTCGCGATCCTGCTATCATGCGCAGTCACTGTAAAACACAATATAAACAACGTTGA
- a CDS encoding endonuclease/exonuclease/phosphatase family protein, which translates to MLIALAIIIAFFLLVTLLPMSYSQHYLVRSCDFVRLQVFYIASLVTVASLFLLWQSSAIGYVFIALTSLLIMILQGKWIYPYTWLAKKEVQSAPKHIDHSIRIMSANVLMSNHKSEQLISLVDEHQPDLLITLESDSWWENKLSVIKKNYPYYIECPKDNRYGMHLYSKFKILDAQICELIEKDIPSIHILFENDEGLQMQGHFIHPAPPSPTEEDSSRPRDSELIMVAKALKNPTRPAIVAGDLNDVAWSRSTRLFMQISGLLDPRKGRGFYNTFHASYFFMRWPLDHLFHSSGFKVKSIKRLAKYGSDHFALLTELSYENADQQSLETKSAQHKQEEIQELAMSKADKRKVPRFENK; encoded by the coding sequence ATGCTCATTGCGCTGGCTATTATCATCGCTTTTTTTTTACTAGTTACTTTGTTACCTATGTCTTACAGCCAGCATTACTTAGTGCGTAGCTGCGATTTTGTGCGCTTACAAGTGTTTTATATTGCCAGTTTAGTTACTGTTGCCTCACTATTTTTATTATGGCAAAGCAGCGCAATAGGTTATGTATTTATAGCCTTAACCTCATTACTTATAATGATTTTACAAGGTAAATGGATTTACCCGTATACGTGGCTTGCTAAAAAAGAAGTGCAAAGTGCGCCTAAGCACATCGACCACAGCATAAGAATTATGTCGGCAAATGTACTTATGTCGAACCATAAAAGTGAGCAGTTAATTAGCCTTGTTGATGAGCATCAACCCGACCTACTTATTACGCTCGAAAGTGACAGCTGGTGGGAAAACAAATTATCAGTCATTAAAAAAAATTACCCGTATTACATAGAATGCCCTAAAGACAACCGCTACGGCATGCATTTATACAGCAAATTTAAAATACTCGATGCACAAATATGTGAGCTAATAGAAAAAGATATTCCCTCAATTCATATTTTATTTGAAAACGATGAAGGCCTGCAAATGCAAGGGCATTTTATTCACCCCGCACCGCCAAGCCCAACGGAGGAAGACTCATCACGCCCGCGCGACTCGGAGCTAATAATGGTGGCTAAAGCACTTAAAAATCCTACACGACCTGCCATAGTTGCCGGTGATTTGAACGACGTAGCTTGGTCGCGCAGCACCCGTTTGTTTATGCAAATAAGCGGCTTGTTAGACCCTCGGAAAGGCCGTGGTTTTTATAACACCTTTCATGCAAGCTACTTTTTTATGCGTTGGCCGCTCGATCATTTATTTCATAGCTCTGGATTTAAAGTTAAAAGTATTAAACGCCTCGCTAAATACGGCTCAGATCACTTTGCGCTACTTACTGAGCTTTCTTACGAAAACGCTGATCAGCAGTCATTAGAAACTAAATCGGCGCAGCATAAGCAAGAAGAAATTCAAGAACTCGCTATGAGTAAAGCCGATAAGCGAAAGGTGCCGAGGTTTGAGAATAAGTGA
- a CDS encoding NAD-dependent succinate-semialdehyde dehydrogenase, with amino-acid sequence MSNTVKTINPATEKTIETYTLLSQKEAEQVIEKSHETYLKWRLTSFAERAKYLNNLASLFEEQKEAIAKLMTEEMGKVYEQGFQEVELCAGICRYTAENGPQVLADEERDMDGGRAIISYQPTGVLLGIQPWNFPLYQVIRYSAANIMAGNTTVLKHAGNVFGMAEKIEALFKQAGFPEYCFSNLLIDGKTASSLIAHKAISGVTFTGSDATGKKVAEEAGKHAKKTVLELGSNDAYLVLDDADLELAVKTCVTGRMINNGETCVSAKRYVVVESLYDDFKAQIKEQFEAMKMGDPMADDTDLGPMAREDLRDGIHDQVMESVKAGANIVTGGEIPSQTGYYYPPTLLDNLSPGMPAYDDELFGPVASLIKAKDNDDAMRIANDSRYGLGGGIFSKDENKAIELAKKHFDTGMININGYGLAQPNLPFGGVKGSGYGREHGGFGMREFVNVKSIMIAS; translated from the coding sequence ATGAGTAACACAGTTAAAACGATTAATCCGGCAACTGAGAAAACCATTGAAACCTATACGCTACTTTCTCAAAAAGAAGCGGAGCAGGTAATAGAAAAATCTCACGAAACATATTTAAAATGGCGTTTAACGTCATTCGCTGAACGTGCAAAATATTTAAATAACTTAGCATCACTTTTTGAAGAACAAAAAGAAGCGATCGCAAAACTCATGACCGAAGAAATGGGTAAAGTATACGAGCAAGGCTTTCAAGAAGTTGAGCTATGTGCAGGAATTTGTCGTTATACTGCTGAAAATGGCCCACAAGTACTCGCCGATGAAGAGCGCGATATGGACGGTGGTCGTGCAATTATTAGTTACCAACCAACGGGCGTTCTGCTGGGTATTCAGCCGTGGAACTTCCCGCTTTATCAGGTAATTCGTTACAGTGCCGCTAACATCATGGCGGGTAACACTACAGTACTAAAACATGCCGGTAATGTATTTGGCATGGCTGAAAAAATTGAAGCGCTATTTAAACAAGCCGGTTTCCCAGAGTACTGTTTCAGCAACTTACTCATCGACGGTAAAACCGCCAGCTCACTCATTGCGCACAAAGCAATTAGCGGCGTAACCTTTACGGGTAGTGATGCCACAGGTAAAAAAGTAGCTGAAGAAGCGGGTAAACACGCTAAAAAAACAGTGTTAGAGCTGGGCAGCAACGATGCGTACTTAGTACTTGATGACGCCGATTTAGAGCTTGCAGTTAAAACCTGTGTAACCGGGCGCATGATCAACAATGGCGAAACGTGTGTTTCTGCTAAACGTTATGTTGTTGTTGAGTCACTTTACGATGACTTTAAAGCGCAAATAAAAGAGCAATTTGAAGCCATGAAAATGGGCGACCCAATGGCTGATGACACAGACCTAGGCCCAATGGCCCGTGAAGATTTACGCGATGGTATTCACGACCAAGTAATGGAATCAGTAAAAGCAGGTGCAAACATAGTAACAGGTGGTGAAATACCATCGCAAACGGGTTACTACTACCCACCAACGCTACTTGATAATTTATCGCCAGGTATGCCTGCTTACGACGACGAATTATTTGGCCCTGTCGCTTCGCTTATTAAAGCCAAAGACAACGACGATGCAATGCGTATCGCCAACGACTCTCGCTATGGCTTAGGCGGTGGTATTTTCTCAAAAGATGAAAATAAAGCCATTGAGCTTGCTAAAAAGCACTTCGACACCGGCATGATCAATATCAATGGTTATGGCTTAGCACAGCCTAACTTACCGTTTGGTGGTGTTAAAGGCAGTGGCTATGGCCGAGAACACGGCGGCTTTGGTATGCGCGAATTCGTAAATGTTAAAAGCATTATGATCGCCAGCTAA
- a CDS encoding NAD(P)H-dependent flavin oxidoreductase, with the protein MIRTLFDISTALIQAPMAGVQDAVLAASVCEAGGLGSLPCAMLSKIQLIEQLELLSRSTSKPYNLNFFCHSTLQYTKLQKQQWHLTLAPYFNEYAIAESSLADEASRQPINQSIIDIIAPYKPAVVSFHFGLPAPFLLEQIKSWGASVISTATTIEEAKWLVDNGADAVIAQGLEAGGHRGHFLSMDLSLHKSTAELVQECVAQLVVPVIAAGGIATEDDVAHMQALGAAGVQVGSAYLLCNEANTSAIHRNAILSQQKDNTALTTLFSGRAARGICNRAMKELGSMPLHVPPFPYASIAITALRSRAEALGDSGFSPLWCGQKYIPREHMSAAQITQTLMQKWLV; encoded by the coding sequence ATGATACGAACACTTTTTGATATTTCCACTGCGCTAATACAGGCGCCAATGGCTGGTGTGCAAGATGCAGTATTAGCTGCCAGTGTCTGTGAGGCTGGTGGATTGGGCTCTTTGCCGTGCGCAATGCTCTCTAAAATACAACTTATAGAGCAGCTAGAGTTACTTAGTCGTTCAACCAGTAAGCCTTATAATCTTAACTTTTTTTGCCATTCAACCTTGCAATACACCAAGCTGCAAAAACAACAATGGCATTTAACATTGGCCCCTTATTTTAATGAATACGCCATTGCCGAAAGTAGCTTAGCGGACGAAGCTTCTCGACAGCCTATAAATCAAAGTATTATCGATATTATTGCGCCTTATAAACCGGCTGTGGTGAGTTTTCATTTTGGTTTACCTGCGCCGTTTTTGCTTGAACAAATTAAAAGCTGGGGGGCAAGCGTTATTTCTACTGCAACAACCATTGAAGAGGCAAAATGGCTTGTCGATAATGGTGCTGATGCTGTTATAGCTCAGGGTTTAGAGGCGGGTGGGCACCGAGGCCATTTTTTATCTATGGATTTAAGTTTGCATAAAAGTACCGCTGAGCTAGTGCAAGAATGTGTTGCTCAATTGGTTGTGCCTGTTATTGCTGCTGGTGGTATTGCAACTGAGGATGATGTAGCGCATATGCAAGCGCTGGGAGCCGCAGGCGTGCAAGTAGGCAGTGCTTATTTATTATGTAACGAGGCAAATACGTCAGCGATTCATCGCAATGCTATTTTATCCCAGCAGAAAGACAATACAGCGCTCACTACATTATTTTCAGGGCGTGCAGCCCGAGGTATTTGTAATCGTGCAATGAAAGAGCTTGGTTCAATGCCTTTACATGTGCCGCCATTTCCTTATGCGAGTATTGCAATAACGGCATTGAGAAGCAGAGCTGAAGCATTGGGTGATAGTGGCTTTTCGCCGTTGTGGTGTGGTCAAAAATACATCCCAAGGGAGCACATGAGCGCAGCTCAAATAACACAAACATTAATGCAAAAGTGGTTGGTTTAA
- a CDS encoding Crp/Fnr family transcriptional regulator — protein MNHRHTIELGDSYAVLARDLKLKLGEQYPIKQFSRDTVLLQQGQKQRFGYLIIDGVLGALHSTADGSQKCKEFYFKDEFALLFANWLADTDAFYQLKVIKAATVIVVPLSLFEQSKWQDIKVKLITQQLIFKEAKEAFLLLNSPEQRYRYLLLQKPHWLAQLSLIEVAMYIGISAISLSRIRKRLNLS, from the coding sequence ATGAATCATCGGCACACTATTGAGCTTGGTGATAGCTATGCAGTACTTGCACGAGATTTAAAGTTAAAGCTTGGCGAACAATACCCCATTAAGCAATTTTCTCGCGATACTGTTTTGTTGCAACAAGGGCAAAAACAGCGCTTTGGCTATTTGATTATAGATGGGGTATTAGGCGCTTTACATTCAACGGCTGATGGCAGTCAAAAATGTAAGGAGTTTTATTTTAAAGATGAATTTGCTTTGTTGTTTGCTAACTGGCTTGCAGATACAGATGCTTTTTATCAATTAAAAGTAATAAAAGCAGCAACAGTTATCGTTGTTCCATTGAGTCTTTTTGAGCAAAGCAAGTGGCAAGATATTAAGGTGAAGCTTATTACTCAACAGCTAATTTTTAAAGAAGCCAAAGAAGCTTTTTTATTACTTAATAGTCCCGAGCAACGTTACCGCTACTTACTTTTGCAAAAACCGCATTGGTTAGCACAATTGAGCCTAATAGAAGTCGCAATGTATATTGGTATCTCGGCAATTTCTTTATCACGAATTCGTAAGCGGCTTAACTTAAGTTAA
- a CDS encoding YgjV family protein has protein sequence MFLLAQCLVTIATLLDLASFQFKSRTFILGCLFSSVLLTSAHFFILGHASAGSLMLIAALRYLYCVFARKTWVMLVFMLLSCLAVYFTWHNWLSGLALAATLIQTFASFQKQDLYLRLLMVLGTSFWISHNVFAGSPVAVLMECLFLASNMLGLYRFYTPKKSV, from the coding sequence ATGTTCTTACTTGCTCAGTGCTTGGTTACTATTGCTACTTTGCTAGATTTAGCATCTTTTCAGTTTAAGTCGCGTACATTTATTTTAGGCTGCTTATTTAGCTCTGTTTTACTGACCTCAGCACATTTTTTTATACTTGGCCATGCCAGTGCAGGAAGCTTAATGCTAATAGCCGCACTGCGTTATCTGTATTGTGTATTTGCACGAAAAACATGGGTGATGCTCGTTTTTATGTTGCTTAGTTGTTTGGCCGTATATTTTACTTGGCATAACTGGTTGAGTGGCTTGGCATTGGCAGCAACACTTATTCAAACATTTGCATCGTTTCAAAAACAAGATTTGTACTTACGCTTGCTTATGGTGTTAGGTACATCTTTTTGGATAAGTCATAACGTGTTTGCTGGGTCACCCGTTGCAGTACTGATGGAGTGTTTATTTTTGGCAAGTAATATGCTCGGGTTATATCGCTTTTATACCCCTAAAAAATCGGTTTAG
- a CDS encoding NUDIX hydrolase, with translation MQQLKTLIHSGINIDQGTIFVRLTARAIVIKNNKILLMYTNRYEDYSLPGGGVDEGESIEQGLIRELNEETGAQQINVVKAFGLYEEYRPWYKDDFDIIHIKSYCYVCNIADEFGKAQLEHYEQQNGMTAKWVNINDAIAHNERTLANSEKQGLSILRETYLLKKIATQFFEPPY, from the coding sequence ATGCAGCAATTAAAAACCCTAATTCATTCCGGTATTAATATTGATCAAGGAACTATTTTTGTTCGCTTGACCGCGCGCGCCATTGTTATTAAAAATAATAAAATATTATTAATGTACACCAATCGATATGAAGACTACAGCTTACCTGGCGGTGGGGTGGATGAAGGCGAAAGCATTGAGCAAGGTTTGATCCGCGAACTAAATGAGGAAACTGGCGCGCAACAAATAAATGTTGTTAAAGCCTTTGGCCTCTACGAAGAGTACCGACCTTGGTATAAAGATGATTTTGATATTATTCATATAAAATCATATTGCTATGTATGCAATATTGCCGATGAATTTGGTAAAGCTCAATTAGAGCATTACGAACAGCAAAATGGTATGACCGCTAAATGGGTGAATATTAACGATGCGATTGCACATAATGAGCGCACGCTTGCTAACAGCGAGAAACAAGGATTATCAATCCTCCGTGAAACCTATTTACTCAAAAAAATTGCGACACAATTTTTCGAACCTCCTTACTAG
- a CDS encoding sigma-54-dependent transcriptional regulator, with the protein MLNILLVDDDVEFSDVVCHIVEFLGHNINTATSLKEAHQWFENNTFDHVLLDFMLPDGSGLHLLDHLKMIGQSPKITLISGHPSVKGILAEMCEPNVGHLLKPLQREDLELVLNGPKKAVKKAKSSGITRHFGGLIGESEAMQKLYNMIERVAKTNANVMLMGESGAGKEVVAQAIHNASQCEGPLVASNCGALSKELIGSELFGHEKGAFTGAIARKEGVFEQSNNGTLFLDEVTEMPIDMQPNLLRVLETKKVTRVGGNREIPTNCRVISATNRTLSDLAHNNVIREDIYFRLAVFPIDIPPLRDRKEDIPLLAKAFLEQLNDENGTAFSWTAQQLKELQSYEWPGNVRELRHAIHRAFIMSDPQTSDITLPDNLESPFSRVNNQAAEKQVSAGQTIEEVEKELIHATLDKVQGNKTLAAQMLGISTKTLYNRLNAYGGIGEYK; encoded by the coding sequence ATGTTAAATATACTTTTAGTAGATGATGACGTCGAGTTTAGCGATGTTGTTTGCCATATCGTCGAATTTCTCGGCCATAATATAAACACCGCGACCAGTTTAAAAGAAGCGCATCAGTGGTTTGAAAATAATACCTTCGATCATGTTCTTCTTGATTTTATGTTACCTGACGGCAGCGGTTTACACCTTCTTGACCATTTAAAAATGATTGGACAGTCTCCAAAAATTACACTTATATCGGGACACCCTTCAGTTAAAGGTATTTTAGCTGAAATGTGCGAGCCTAATGTTGGGCATCTATTAAAACCATTACAGCGAGAAGATTTAGAGCTGGTTTTAAATGGTCCTAAAAAAGCAGTTAAAAAAGCCAAGTCGAGCGGTATTACTCGTCATTTTGGTGGGCTGATTGGCGAATCAGAAGCAATGCAAAAACTTTACAACATGATTGAACGTGTAGCTAAAACAAATGCGAACGTAATGCTTATGGGTGAAAGTGGTGCAGGTAAAGAGGTGGTGGCGCAAGCTATTCATAACGCAAGCCAATGTGAAGGGCCATTAGTTGCGAGTAACTGTGGAGCGCTTTCAAAAGAATTAATTGGTAGTGAATTGTTTGGCCATGAAAAAGGGGCTTTTACGGGAGCAATCGCACGCAAAGAGGGCGTATTTGAGCAATCAAATAACGGGACTTTATTTTTGGATGAAGTAACCGAAATGCCAATTGATATGCAACCAAATTTACTGCGAGTACTTGAAACTAAAAAAGTAACGCGTGTAGGCGGTAACCGAGAAATACCGACTAACTGTCGTGTTATTTCGGCGACTAACCGCACGCTTAGCGATTTAGCGCACAACAATGTAATTCGTGAAGATATTTATTTTAGACTGGCTGTTTTTCCTATTGATATACCGCCACTGCGCGATCGCAAAGAAGATATTCCGCTTTTAGCCAAAGCATTTTTAGAGCAATTAAATGATGAAAATGGCACCGCGTTTAGCTGGACAGCGCAACAGCTAAAAGAGCTACAAAGCTATGAATGGCCTGGTAATGTACGTGAGCTTCGCCATGCAATTCACCGTGCCTTTATTATGAGTGATCCGCAAACCAGTGATATTACGCTGCCTGACAATTTAGAGTCGCCTTTTTCGCGTGTTAATAATCAAGCAGCAGAAAAACAGGTGTCGGCAGGGCAAACAATTGAAGAAGTTGAAAAAGAGCTGATTCATGCAACGCTCGATAAAGTGCAAGGCAATAAAACGCTTGCGGCACAAATGTTAGGTATTAGTACTAAAACACTTTATAACCGCCTTAATGCTTACGGTGGAATCGGTGAGTACAAGTAA
- a CDS encoding histidine kinase produces MTEESKQSTALNKLVHDARAPLNRISMNAELIKLVLENDMPKQKAIEALDKIILNCQQCSESLQNITDHNND; encoded by the coding sequence GTGACTGAAGAAAGTAAGCAAAGCACAGCGCTTAATAAACTTGTTCATGATGCAAGAGCTCCGTTGAATAGAATTTCAATGAACGCGGAGCTAATAAAGTTAGTGTTAGAAAACGATATGCCCAAACAAAAGGCGATTGAAGCTCTGGATAAAATAATTTTGAACTGCCAGCAATGCAGTGAAAGTTTGCAAAATATTACTGATCATAATAACGATTAA
- a CDS encoding sensor histidine kinase produces the protein MSKQKQQGKANITWAAFIVVILSIIVGNAFLALNTIQGLTQTQKSLDNTNMLTTAIEKLHLSIVQAESGQRGYLLTEEDDYLTPYYDAIGQLEEQTNHVKSLHSEIDGQADRIAQLLVLTGSKIKELKTTVNLALNDKERRALYILNTHKGRKLYKQIRENVNEIQDRELLFKVSHFAKLAKIKNEAKITFAITAITSALLIIGMFIMTRLNLRNAAQYRFELEKQNETLAAKVSERTQELTLYSDELSRSNRELEEFAFVASHDLQEPLRKIQAFSDRLETMFKDELGEKGIDYIGRMKNAAQRMSNLINDLLEFSRIATRGKEFADTSLNEVVTDVLSDLEIAIKESNAQIDVEDLPVIQADKSQMQQLFLNLLSNAVKFRRADVSPHIKISYQHEDIFSADHNTHLSFQIITITDNGIGFSQDYADKIFVPFQRLHGRSEYKGTGIGLSVCRRIVERHGGTITAQSKDGEGATFIIKLPVEAALFTLQGEA, from the coding sequence ATGAGCAAGCAAAAACAGCAAGGTAAAGCGAACATTACGTGGGCCGCTTTTATTGTGGTGATATTAAGCATTATTGTAGGCAATGCCTTTTTAGCATTGAATACGATTCAAGGGTTAACGCAAACTCAAAAAAGTTTAGACAATACTAATATGCTGACAACCGCAATAGAGAAACTGCATTTGTCTATCGTACAAGCTGAATCGGGTCAACGTGGTTATTTATTAACGGAAGAGGATGATTATTTAACGCCTTACTACGATGCGATAGGGCAGTTAGAGGAGCAAACAAATCATGTAAAATCGCTTCATTCTGAAATAGACGGCCAAGCAGATCGAATTGCCCAGTTGTTAGTACTTACAGGCAGTAAAATTAAAGAATTAAAGACCACGGTTAATCTTGCTCTTAATGACAAAGAGCGACGTGCGTTATATATACTTAATACACATAAAGGCAGAAAACTTTATAAGCAAATTCGTGAAAATGTTAATGAAATTCAAGACCGAGAACTACTCTTTAAAGTGAGTCACTTTGCGAAATTAGCAAAAATTAAAAATGAGGCAAAAATTACCTTTGCGATTACAGCAATAACAAGTGCTCTGCTTATTATTGGAATGTTTATTATGACGCGTCTTAATTTAAGAAATGCGGCCCAATATCGTTTTGAGCTTGAAAAACAAAACGAAACGTTAGCCGCTAAAGTGTCGGAGCGAACGCAAGAGCTAACACTATATTCAGATGAACTGAGTCGCAGTAATCGAGAGTTAGAAGAATTTGCTTTTGTTGCGAGCCATGATTTACAAGAGCCGCTTCGTAAAATTCAAGCATTTAGTGATCGCCTTGAAACCATGTTCAAAGATGAGTTGGGCGAAAAAGGCATCGATTATATTGGCCGCATGAAAAACGCTGCCCAGCGTATGTCTAATTTAATTAATGACTTACTTGAGTTTTCGCGTATTGCTACGCGCGGTAAAGAGTTTGCTGATACAAGTTTAAACGAAGTTGTAACCGATGTATTAAGTGATTTAGAAATCGCGATAAAAGAATCTAACGCACAAATTGATGTAGAAGACTTACCTGTTATTCAAGCAGATAAAAGTCAAATGCAGCAATTATTTTTAAACTTGCTGTCAAATGCAGTTAAATTTAGAAGAGCTGATGTGAGCCCGCATATAAAGATAAGCTATCAGCATGAAGATATTTTTAGTGCTGATCATAATACGCATTTAAGTTTTCAAATTATTACGATAACAGATAATGGCATTGGTTTTTCACAAGACTACGCCGATAAAATATTTGTTCCGTTTCAGCGCTTACATGGTCGCTCTGAGTACAAAGGCACCGGTATTGGTCTTTCTGTATGTCGACGAATTGTGGAGCGCCACGGCGGAACAATTACAGCCCAAAGTAAAGACGGTGAAGGTGCGACCTTCATTATAAAACTACCTGTGGAAGCTGCGCTTTTCACATTGCAAGGAGAGGCTTAA
- a CDS encoding response regulator, with the protein MPYSKVKPITILMADDDEDDRLLTQDALAESRVLNDLHFVEDGVELLEYLERRGKFADKAVSPRPGLILLDLNMPRMDGREALEAIKANPNLKGIPVVILTTSKQEEDMVKGYNLGAASYITKPVTFDGLVELMKTLGKYWVEFVELPATFND; encoded by the coding sequence ATGCCCTATTCAAAAGTAAAACCGATTACTATTTTAATGGCGGACGATGATGAAGATGATCGTTTGTTAACACAAGATGCCCTTGCTGAAAGCCGTGTACTTAACGATCTTCATTTTGTTGAGGACGGCGTTGAATTACTCGAATACTTAGAGCGCAGGGGGAAATTTGCCGATAAAGCTGTGTCGCCGCGTCCTGGGCTTATATTACTAGATCTAAACATGCCAAGAATGGACGGTCGTGAAGCGCTTGAGGCAATAAAAGCAAACCCTAACCTAAAAGGGATTCCGGTTGTTATTTTAACTACGTCTAAACAAGAAGAAGATATGGTTAAGGGATATAACTTAGGAGCTGCATCTTATATTACAAAACCGGTGACGTTTGATGGCTTAGTTGAGCTAATGAAAACGTTAGGAAAGTATTGGGTAGAGTTTGTAGAGCTGCCAGCAACATTTAACGATTAA